A stretch of DNA from Pasteurellaceae bacterium RH1A:
TTAACATCGTTAATGACTTCGCCCAAACCCAGCGGGGCGAGGGTGGATTTGGCCATTCAGGGAAGCAGTAATGACAGAGCCAAAGGTAAAAATGCCGAAGAAATCGGTCAAAGAACGCCGCCAGCAGGTGCTGGAAGTTTTGGTGGGCTTGCTCAACTCCGAAGAGGGCATGCAGCGGATTACGACCGAACGCCTGGCCGCTGCGGTCGGCGTGTCGGAGGGGGCCCTTTATCGCTATTTCCCCAGCAAGAGCAAGATGTATGAGGCGCTCTTAGAAAACATTGAGGCCACTTTGGTTAGCTACATCAATGCGGTCAATCGCAATGAAAAGGACACCATGAGCCGGGTCAAGGGGATCTTGAATACCATCCTGGCCTTTGCCCAGAAAAACCCAGGCGTTACCCGCCTGCTGACGGGCCATGCCCTTATGTTTGAAGATGAAGCTCTGCAAAATCGTGTGGCCAAGTTCTTCGACAGCCTGGAGCTGCAATTCACCAACATTTTGCAACTACGCAAGCTGCGTGAAGGCCAAACCTTTGACATGGATGTGCGGGTGCTGGCGGGTTATTTGGTCACCTTCTGCGAGGGCCAGTTCTTGCGCCTGGTTCGCTCTAACTTTAAATACAACCAACACCAGCATTTTGAAAAACAATGGCTTTTAATTAAGCCGATTTTTGAGTAACGTATGATTATTCCTTGGCAATCTCTTGAAGAAGAAACCCTGATGAACGTGATTGAGTCCGTTGTCCTGCGAGAGGGGACGGACTACGGGGCAGTTGAGCTGTCGCTGGCAACCAAAAAGCAGCGTTTACGCAAGATGTTGGAGCGAGAGGAGGTGGTGATTGTTTGGTCTGAACTTCACCAAAGCCTTGATATTAAAGACAAAAATTCTTTTTTAGGTTAATTGTAAAGCTCGTGTTACAATTTGCCTGTGTTAAGCTATAAATGATTTATAGAGGATCGTATGCAGGATTTATCAAAAACCATTCCACCCATCCCTGTGCTGCCAATGCATTCCCCAACCATGGAGTGGTTTCTCACCCATTGCCATATCCACCGCTATCCCGCCAAAACCACCCTCATTCACGCTGGTGAAGATGCGGAAACCCTCTTTTACCTGATTAGCGGCTCTATGGCGGTCTTTATCAAGGACGAAGAAGGCAAGGAAATGATCCTGTCTAATGTATGCCAGGGGGAATTTGTCGGCGAGATTGGCCTTTTTGAAGAAACTGTGCAAAAACGCACCGCTTGGGTTCGCACCAAGGGCACCTGTGAGGTAGCTGAAATCTCCTACAAAAAATTCAAGCAACTGGTCAATCTTAACCCAGATATTCTCATGTACCTGTCTGCCCAAATGGCCCGCCGCCTGCGTTTCACCTCCATGCAGGTGCGTAACCTGGCTTTCCTAGATGTGGCAGGCCGTATTGCCAATACCCTGATGAACCTGGCCAAGCAGGCCGATGCCATGACCCATCCAGAGGGTATGCAGATTAAAATTACCCGCCAAGAAATCGGCCAGATGGTGGGCTGTTCCCGTGAAACGGTGGGCAGGATCTTAAAAATGCTGGAAGATGACGGCACTATTGCCGCCCACGGCAAAACCATTGTGGTTTATGGGACACGTTAGAACAAGAAAAATGCTAGGCCTTGGCCTAGCATTTTTTATGTCTCTTTTAGACCTGCAACCAAAAGGTCACTGGCCCATCATTTTGTAAGCTAACCTGCATATCGGCCGCAAACTGGCCTGTAGAAACGGGGAGTTTTTGGGCCGCTTGTTGGTGAAAATAATCGTAAAGGGCCTCGGCCTCTTGGGGGCTGGCTCCCTTGGAAAAGCTGGGGCGTAGGCCCTTTTGGGTGTCAGCGGCCAGGGTAAACTGGGAAACCACCAAGAGGCTGCCACCAGCCTGCTGAACGTTGAGGTTCATCTTGCCTTGGCTGTCGGCAAAAATACGGTAGCCCAAGACCTTATCCAGCAGGCGATCAGCCTTGGCCTGATCATCACCCTGTTCCACCCCAAGTAAAACCAAGAGGCCTTGCTCAATCTGGCCAATAACCTGACTTTCCACCTCCACCTTGGCCCATTTGACCCGTTGAATTAAGGCAATCATTGGATGGCCTTACCGTCTTCAGACAGGCTCAGTTCACCTTCTTCAATTAACATTCTATCCTTCAAGACGGCGGCAAATTGGGCGCCTAAAAGGACGACCAACCAGCTAGCGTGAATCCACACAATCATAATCGGCAGGGTGGCCAGGGCGCCATAAATGGCCTGGTAGGATGGGAAGGTGGTGATATACCAAACAAAGGCTTGCTTGCCGAGCGTGAAGAAGATGGCGGCCAAAAGTGCCCCGACTGCGGCATGGCGGAAGAGAACCTTAGTGTTAGGCACCACGGTATAAACCAGGGTAAACATCAGCCAGGTTAAACAGAAGGGGGCTAGCTTGAGCAGGTGGTAGCCAAAGGAAAAGACCCCATCCTCGCTAAAGATTTCCATGGAGAAAATATAGGAGCTGATGGCAATGCTGGCCCCGCCTAAAATCGGGCCCAGGGTTAGGATCATCCAATAAATGGCAAAGGAGACCAGGGGCGAACGCATTTTGGTGTTGTGCCACATATCGTTGAGGGTGTTATCAATGCTGAAAATCAGCATCAGGGCGACCACAATCAAACCGATGATCCCCACCGCACTCATCTGCTTGGTATTGCTGACAAAATTATCAATATATTCCTGAACCATGTCCCCCGCATTAGGGGCGAAGTTGGAATAGATAAAGCCCTTGAGCTGGCCGGTGACCTCCTCAAAAATAGGGAAGGCCGAAAAGACCGAAAAAATCACCATAATCAAGGGCACAATGGCCAAAAGCGTGCTGTAGGTTAGGTAGCCTGCATGTACGGTCAGTTTGTTTTCCTGAAAGCGGATATAAAAAATTCGTATAAAATGTAACAAAGATGACTTCATTTTTCCTCCAATTTAAGGCTATAGTATAGCCCAAAATATTTAGAAGGAAAAATTATGCCTCAGGTTTATATTATCCACGGCTACACCGCCTCCCCCGACAAACACTGGTTCCCTTGGCTAGAAGCGGAACTGGCCAAAGGCCAAATTGCCTGCACCCGCTTGGCCATGCCCGATGCCTCCAACCCAACTCCCCAGGCCTGGCAGGCCTATTTGCAGGCTCACATCAGGCTGGATAGCCAAACCATTTTGGTTGGCCACAGCCTGGGCTGCATTGCTGCTCTGAATTTCTTAGCCACCCAAACCCAGCAGCCTCTAGGCTGTGTCTTTGTATCAGGTTTTCATCAAGCCCTGGATACCCTGCCCGAGCTAAACCCTTTTGCAGATTTTTACCAAAACCAGCCCGCTTGTTTGCCGCCCAAGGCCTTTGCGGTGGCCGCCCTTGATGATGAGATCGTCCCTCACCACTACACCGATGCCCTAGCCCAACACTTGGGGGCCGACTACATTCGCCTTAACACAGGCGGACACTTTCTAGACAGACAAGGCGTAACAGAGCTGCCCATCGTGCTGGAGCTGATTGAAAAGCTATGCAAGTAGCCTGAATTTAGCTATATTAGCCGCCATTTTCTAACAATAACAAGAAGGACAAACCGACAGATGAAAATTGGTATTATTGGTGCTATGGCACAAGAAGTTGAAATTTTACGCAATGTGATGGTGGATGTGAAAACCACCGAAGTTGCAGGTTGCAAGATTTTTGAGGGCAAGATCAACCACACCAAAATCGCCCTCCTGCAATCAGGCATCGGCAAAACGGCAGCGGCCATCGGCACGACGCTTTTGCTCCAACAGGCCAAACCCGACTTAGTGATCAACACGGGTTCAGCAGGCGGCCTTAACAGCAGCTTGAACGTGGGCGATATTGTGATTTCCGATGAGGTGCGCTACCACGATGTGGATGTCACCGCCTTTGGCTACGAAAAAGGCCAACTGCCAGCCAACCCAGCCGCCTTTGTGGCCGACCAAGAATTGATTGAACTGGCCAAACGCAAAACCGAACAAGCTGGCTTTAATGCGGTGACGGGCTTGGTTTGTAGTGGCGACTTGTTCGTGAATGGCAAGGCCGCCATTGAGCAAATCCGCCAAGCCTTCCCAAGCGTGGCCGCCGTAGAAATGGAAGCCGCCGCCATCGCCCAAACCTGCCATGCCTTTGAAGTACCGTTTGTGGTGGTGAGAGCCATTTCTGACGTGGCCGACAAGGAATCCCACCTCTCCTTTGATGAGTTCTTGCCCCTGGCAGCGGAAAAATCTTCGGCTATTGTGTTGGAGATGATTAATAGCTTAAGCTAGGCCTGATTTATCCCTCTTTCTTCCTTTAAAAAATGTGATCTCGGTCACATTTTTTATTACTAAAAATAAAAAGTGTGATCTACATCACATTTTTGATTTTTCCATCAAAAATATTTTGTGATCTAGTTCACATTTTTTCACTTTTTCATTTCGTCTTTTTATTTTGCTGTGCTATTTTTCGCCAGGTTTTTAACCCCCTTTTCAATCCATTTTCTTCAAGGTGAATCTTATGATTTCAGCAGAATTAAAAGTCAAAATCCAAAGTTTTGGACGTTTCTTGTCCAATATGGTGATGCCTAATATCGGGGCATTTATTGCCTGGGGCTTTATTACCGCCCTCTTTATTCCAACAGGCTGGTGGCCAAACGAAACCTTGGCTAAACTGGTTGCACCTATGATTACCTACTTGCTTCCACTCCTTATCGGTTACACAGGCGGCCGCTTGGTTGGTGGTGATCGTGGAGCCGTAGTGGGTGCTATTACCACCGCAGGTGTGATTATCGGCACAGATATTCCTATGTTCCTCGGGGCCATGATTGCCGGCCCGACTGGCGGCTGGGCCATTAAACGCTTTGACCGCTGGGCGGATGGCAAGGTCAAAAGCGGCTTTGAGATGTTGGTCAATAACTTCTCCTCAGGCATTATCGGTATGATCCTGGCCATCCTCTTCTTCTGGGTAGTGGGCCCGGTGGTTAAGGCCTTAACCGATCTCTTGGCCGCTGGCGTTCAAGTTTTAGTCGATAACCACCTACTGGCTCTTACCTCTATTTTTGTTGAGCCAGCCAAGATCCTCTTCTTAAATAACGCCATCAACCACGGTATCTTCTCGCCATTGGGCATTCAACAGTCCCAAGAATTTGGTCAATCCATCTTCTTCCTGATTGAAGCCAACCCAGGCCCGGGCTTAGGCGTGCTGCTTGCCTACATCTTCTTCGGCAAGGGTTCTGCCCGCCAAACTGCCGGTGGGGCCAGCATTATCCACTTCTTCGGCGGTATCCACGAAATCTACTTCCCTTATGTCTTGATGAACCCACGCCTCTTAATTGCAGTGATTTTAGGCGGGATGTCAGGTGTGCTTACCCTCACCCTCTTTAACGCAGGTTTAACTGCCCCAGCCTCTCCAGGCTCTATCATTGCGGTCTTATTGATGACCCCGAAAGCCTCTCTAATGGGCGTGGGTGCGTCTGTCGCCGTAGCAACCGCCGTTTCCTTTGCTGTTGCGGCCTTCTTCCTCAAGATCCAAAAAGAAGAGGGTTCATTGGAGGAAGCACAAGCGGCTTCAAAATCCATGAAAGTTGCAAAACCAGTTGATCACAATACGGTTGAAGTCAGCTACAAGGGCTTACGCAAAATCTTTGTTTCCTGCGATGCGGGCATGGGTTCCAGTGCCATGGGAGCCAGTATGTTGCGTAAGAAGGTTAAAGATGCGGGCCTAGACATTGAGGTGACCAACTGTGCCATCAACGACCTACCAGCCGATGCCCGTATGGTGATTACCCACCAAGACCTGACCCTGCGTGCTAAACAGCAAGTGCCAACCGCCATGCACTTCTCCCTTAACAACTTCCTCGATAACAAGTTCTACGATAATCTCGTCAGCGAAATTAAGGCAGAAAACCAGGCCCAAGCGGTAGCTGCCCCACAAGCGGAAGACGCACCAGCCCCAACAGGTTTCAACCTACAGGCCGGCCAAATCTTCCTCAATCTCAAAGCAGCCAACAAGGAAGAGGCCATCCGTTTTGCGGGTGAACAGTTAGTCAAGGCAGGCTTTGTTGAGCCATCTTATGTGGACGCCATGTTCGAGCGGGAAAAATTGGTTTCCACCTATCTAGGCGAGGGCGTTGCCGTACCACACGGCACCATTGAGGCCAAGGAAGCCGTGCTCAAAACAGGCGTGGTTTTCTGCCAATACCCAGAGGGTGTGCGGTTTAACGATGAAGAAGACGGCATTGCCAAGCTGGTTATCGGCATCGCCGCCCGCAACAATGAGCATATTCAGGTGGTTTCAGCCATCACCAACGCCCTAGACAGTGATGAGGCCATTGAAATCCTCACCACCACAGGCAATGTGGAACAGGTATTGAAGTTGCTTAACGCTTAGAATTAAAAACACCCCATACGAGCCGTATGGGGCTACTCAAATTAAGCCGTTCCACGGCTTAGAGCCACAGCGTGGCTCAACTAAGTAACCTAGCACGGCTCGTGCTAGGTTTCCCTAAGATAAGGACAAAACATGAAAGCATTACATTTCGGTGCAGGCAATATTGGCCGTGGCTTTATTGGTAAATTATTAGCAGACGCCGGCTTTGAGGTTATCTTTGCCGATGTGAACGACAAGGTTATCGACCTGCTCAACCAACAAGGCTCCTACGGGGTTAAAATCGTGGGCGAAGATAAAAATGTGGTCGAACAGGTGCAAAACGTACGGGGTGTTAATTCCAAAAACGCCCAAGATGTCGTAGCCCTCTTCCAAGAAGTGGATTTAGTTACTACCGCCGTTGGGCCAAACGTGCTTAAAATCATTGCAGGCACTATCGCCCAGGGCTTGCTCAACCGCATGGCCAGCGGCAAAACTCAACCGCTCAACATTATCGCCTGTGAAAATATGGTGCGGGGAACGACCTTCCTCAAAGAAGAGGTTTTCGCCCAGCTCACCGCCGAGCAGCAGGAAAAAGTTGCGCCTTATGTGGGCTTTGTGGATTCGGCTGTGGACAGAATCGTGCCACCTGTGGAAGCCAACGAGCAAGATCCGCTGCAAGTCACCGTGGAAGAATTTAGCGAATGGATTGTTGATCAAACCCAATTCAAGGGCGACATTCCGAAAATTGCAGGTATGGAGCTGACCGACAACCTTATGGCCTTTGTCGAGCGTAAACTCTTTACCCTCAACACCGGCCATGCTGTGACCTCCTATTTGGGCAAGCAGGCCGGCTATCGCTTTGTTAAAGAGTCCATTGAAGATGCAGCCATTAAGGCACAGGTCAAGGCAGTAATGGAAGAAAGTGGGGCAGTCTTAATTAAGCGTTACGGCTTTGAGCCCGCCGCCCACGCCAGCTATATTGAGAAAATCCTCAAACGCTTTGCCAACCCCTATTTGGTGGACGATGTGGACAGAGTCGGCCGTGAACCGCTACGCAAACTTAGCCCAAATGATCGCCTTATTAAGCCTTTGCGTGGCACGCTGGAATACGGCCTGCCAAACGACAATTTACTTAAGGCCATCGCCGCCGCCCTACACTACCGCAACCAAGCCGACCCACAAGCGGTGGAATTAGCTGATTTTATTGCAAATCACGGCTTGGAAGCTACATTGGCTAAATATAGTGAATTGACGGATAAGGATTTAGTCGGCAAAATTGTGGCAGCTTACTAAGCCAATATGATGGCGCAAGCCTCCAGGCTTGTACCTTATATCAAAGCGCTATCAGCACCAGCCTGGAGGCTGGCGCTATCATTTTTGAAAGGACTTACTGTGACCTACGAAAAACTAGAAGAAACCACCACCCTAAGGGGGTTTATCATTGCCTCGGTGGCCATGTTTGAAGGCTCAGTCGATGAGCTCATCAACCGTGTTTTTCGTAAGACCGATTTCGCCATCAAATCGGTGGTCGATTCCCTCTTTGAAAGTGCCGGCCCGCTGGCTGATCTGTCTATCCGCCTCAAGGTTCTGCTAGGTTTAGGCGTGATTTCTCATGATGTCTTCTACGATATTTCCGCCTTTATCACCCTCAAACAGCAGCTTAATAATGATGAGCAGGAACACAGCCTAAGCAGCGAATTAGTTCAGCCCTTTATTGAAGAACTGAGGGTGGTGAAGGACAGGTCCCTCTTTGACCTTATGCCCAGACTGCCCCTAGCCAATCAAGATTCTGTGGTCTATCAAATGAAACTGGCCCGCTATGAAAAAGCCGTTAGGGCCTGCTTACTGCTGGCCATTATGGACTTACAAGAAGCCTTGCAGATCGAAAGCCCGCTTTAGGTCAAAGATTTGCAAAAAATCCCCTCAATCAACCCGCTTGCACTTGCCACAAGCGGGTTGATTGGGGTAAATTCTTGCAAAAATCCTGACGCAATCCTATGAAAACCACCCTCAAACGCACCTTGTCCACCTGGCTTTCGGCGAATATTCTCGACAGCCTGCCCATTTTTATTGCCTGTAACCTGGCTGCTTTGCTGATTTGGCAGCTCAATATTTCAGCCCATACCATGCCGCTGATTTTGGGCATTATCGCAGCCGGCCTGTCAGACTTGGACAACCGCTTAACAGGGCGGCTTAAAAACCTCTTTTTTACCCTGATTGCCTTTAGCATTTCCTCCCTGAGCTCCCAACTGGCCCTGAGCCACGGCTGGCTTTTTGTCCCGCTGGTGACTTTCATTGCCTTTGCGGTGGTTATGCTAGGGGCTATTGGCAACCGCTACCGCACCATTGCCTTTGGCACGCTTTTGGTTTCGGTTTACACCACCCTGGCCTATATGCCAGGCCAAATTTGGTATGCCAACACCCTCTTAATCGTGGCGGGTGCTTTGCTCTATGGGCTGGTGTCTATGCTGGTTTACTTGCTCTTCCCCAACCGAGCTGTGCAGGAAAATGTGGCCCAGTATTTTGAAGCCTTGAGCGATTACCTCAAACTCAAGGCCTCCATTTTTGACCCTGACGATACCGACAATTTGCCGGCCAAACAGTTGGCCCTGGCCAAGGCCAACAGCCTCGTGATGGGCCAGTTCGACAAGGCTAGGGTGTCGCTGTTTTATCGCCTTAAGGATCTCCACCGCTACCCCCGTACCCAGCGGCTCTTGCGTTATTATTTTGCCGGCCAAGAGATTTGGGAGCGAGCCAGTTCCAGCCATTCCCAGTATCAGCCGCTCTTTCAGGGCTTTGTCCACAGCGATCTCATTTTCCGCCTGCAACGCATCCTGACACAGCAGGCCGAAGAATGTCGCCAGATTGCCCATGCCATTCGCTATAACGAGGCCTACCAGCCCAGCCCCTTGGGGGAAAAGGCCGGGCAGGGCATGCAAAATGCCCTGGCCTTTCACCGCAGCAAGGGGGTGAAAAACCTCTATAAATTGCAAACCATGGCGGAGAACCTGCAAAATATTGAGGGGCAATTCCGCCAGCTGGCCGCCCAACAAACCGCACTTAGCCTGCCGCCCAAGTCTTCCCGCCTGATTGGGGAAAACGTGTCGGGCCTGCGTAATATGTGGCGGGTGGTTAAGGGTCAGTGCAATCTGTCCTCCCAGCTCTTCCGCCATGCCCTGCGGCTGGCGGCGGTGGTTTTTGTCTGTAGCTCGCTGGTGGAATTTTTCGAGCTCAACATGGGCTATTGGATCTTGCTGACCGCCATCTTGGTCTGCCAACCCAACTATTCGGCCACCAAAAAACGCCTGGTTCAGCGGGTTATCGGCACGGTGGTGGGCGTGGTTATCGGCCTGTCCTTCCGCTACCTCTCGCCCAGCCTAGAAGCCCAACTGGGTATGATTGTGGCCTCCAGCACCCTCTTTTTCTTCTTCCGCAATAATCGCTACAGCTTTTCAGTGCTCTTTATTACGGTGCAGGTCTTGATCAGCTTTGATGTGATTGGGCTTGGTGCCAATGAAGCCATGCTGCCCCGCATTTTCGACACCCTCTTGGGCGTGGCTATCGCCTGGGTGGGGGTGGCCTATATTTTCCCTGATTGGAAGTACACCAATCTCCACACCAGCCTCAAACAAACGCTCAAGGACAGCGCCCTCTACCTGCGCCACATCGTTGCTCAACTGCAATTTGGCTATCAGGATCAGCTGGCCTACCGCATTGTCCGCCGCTCGGCCCAGAACAGCGTGGCCAATTTAAGTACGGCCGTGTCCAATATGTTGAGCGAACCCGTTAAATACCGAGAGGCTCTGACCTTTGCCCCCACCCTCTTGGAGCTAAGCCACACGCTTCTAAGCTACATCGCCGCTCTAGGCGCTCATCGCCAAGAGAGCAGCCAAATCAACCACCAGATTGACTTTTCGGCGGTTTTTTTCAAGCAGAGCAAACAAGTTTCCCGCTTGCTAGAAGCCCTGGCCACAGGCCAAAAGATTGGCCCAGATCTTGAACAAATCAGCCAGCAGCTCAAACAACTAGCCAACCAAACCCAGGCCGATGAACGGGCCAACCTGCTTTCCCAGCAGCTAGAGCTGATCGTCCAAGTCCTGCCTCAACTGGAGCATTTTGTGCAAGAGGAAAGGCGTTATCACAAGGGCAAGTAGCCCGACAAGCGGGGAAATGGGGGCGGTTTTTTGCAAAAAAACGCCTCAAACCCACCGCTTGTTGATTGGAAAATTTTGCGAAGGACTTAACACTTTTAAGGATTGGTGGTGGCAGCGGGGCGGATAAGTTTGTATAGTAGGCAGAAAAAGGGAGTTGCACCATGGAGAGAATGAGACCGCTTTTGCCCAGCCAGCTGACAGACTGCCAGCTTTCTCAACTAGAGGCCTTATCTAAAGGATCGATTATTTATACTCAGGGGGATGCCGCCCGTGAGTTTTATTTTTTGCAGTCGGGCCTGGTGGGGCTTTACCATACCCTGGAAAATGGCAAGGAGAGCCTGGTGCGGCTTTATCATTCGGGCGATTATTTTGGCTTTCGCACCCTCTTTGGCGATAATCGCTACCATTGTTCAGCCAAGGTTTTGCAAACGGCTGATATTTTACGCCTTCATCTTCAAGACAAATCCAAGTTCCTGGCCAGCAATCCCAGCCTTACCAATGCCTTAATCCAACAGCTTGCGGTGGAGTTGCAAGATGCCGAGCGGCGTTTGGCTCAAACGGCCTATAAGCGCAGTTATGAGCGGGTTATGGAAACTATTGTGAGCCTGACCCAGCGTTACCCTGATTACCCTTGGACCTATCGGGAAATTGCCGAGTTTTCAGGCTGCGAAACCGAAACGGCCATTCGGGTCAGCCGTGAGCTGAAAAAGCAGGGGATCTTGGATGGAGATTGCCGGCATTTGAAAATAAGTGGGTAGAGAAGAATAGGGATGGTAAGGATGGCGCCAGCGTCCACCCCATCTTGTCCAAAACATCAAAATGTGATTAAACGTGATCGGTAGGGACGCATTGCATGCGTCCACAAACAAGACATTATATCAAATATTGATGAGGCATAAATATCGTAACGGACGCATTGCATGCGTCCACAAACAAGACATTATATCAAATATTGATGAGGCATAAATATCGTAACGGACGCATGCAATGCGTCCCTACAAAAGGCTATTTAAGTTCAATGGTAAGGTTTTGAACAGTTGTGGCGCCATCAAAGAGACAATCAAACTATCAAAAGGTTGATTAGATCTTACTAAAATCCACCAAGGCACTTGGGCTGATGTCGCTGATGGTTTTGTTGCTGGTCAGCGTCATGGCCACCCGCATTTCTTTCTTGAAGATGTCGAGCATATTTTCCACACCTGCCTGGCCGGCGGTGCTCAGTGCATAGACAAAGGCACGGCCCAGCATGGTGGCATCGGCACCGAGGGCGATCATCCGCACCACATCTAGCCCGTTACGCACACCGCCATCGGCGAGAATTTTGATGTCACCCTTCACCGCATCGGCAATGGCCGGCAGGGCCTTGGCAGAAGAAAGCACGCCGTCTAGCTGGCGGCCGCCGTGGTTAGAGACCACAATCCCATCTGCCCCGAAACGGACGGCATCCTTGGCATCTTCTGCGTCTAAAATCCCCTTGATAACCATTGGGCCATCCCAGAATTCACGGATCCACTCTAGGTCTTTCCAGCAAATGGACGGGTCGAAGTTGGCGGTTAGCCAGCCGATATAGTCATCTAGGCCCACATCCTTACCCATATATTTGGACACATTACCCAGCGTGTGTGGCTTGCCCTTAATGCCCACATCCCAGGCCCAGAAAGGGTGGGTGATGCCTTGTAGGATACGGCGGATTTCCTTGTAAGGGCCGCTCATGCCTGAGTGCATATCGCGGTAGCGGGCGCCTGGGGTTGGCATATCTACGGTGAAAACGAGGGTGGAGCAGCCAGCGGCCTTGGCCCGCTCAAGGGCATTTTTCATAAAGCCACGGTCTTTTAAAACATAAAGCTGGAACCACATTGGGCGCTTGATGGCAGGCGCCACTTCTTCAATGGGGCAGATAGACACGGTTGAAAGGGTAAAGGGAATGCCCTTGTTGTCTGCCGCTCTGGCCGCCTGCACCTCACCACGGCGGGCATACATACCACAGGCACCGACAGGGGCAAGGGCAACAGGCATGGAGAGTTTTTCGCCAAAGAGTTCAATTTCGGTGTTTAATTCAGACATATCGGTTAAGACCCGTTGTCTGAGGGCTATATCTTCTAAATCACTAATATTACGTTTGAGGGTTTGTTCCGCATAAGAGCCGCCATCGGCATAGTGGAACATAAACGGTGGAACTTTACGGCGGGCCGCTTCTCGGTAGTCATTTGCAGATGAAATAATCATTAGAACCTCTTTATATAAATAAGAATAATTATCTTTTAAGTGTAAAACAAATGTTAAGAGAAGGGCAGTAAAATAGGAAAATTTTTTACTGAAATGTGACGGAGTTCACAAAAAATGGAGGTGCGTTTAAAAAACAAACGCACTTTGGAGGAGATTAGAGCAGGAGGGCGGCGCCCCACTTGATAATATCAAAGAAAAATTTATTTTGGCCTGTGGCGACACCATCAGGATTATTGGGTTCTGTGGCAGCTTGTTCAGCCATACCGCTCATATATTGGCCCTTCACCACGGCCAAATCATCCCGTGCCTGCTTGCGTAAGACCTCGCATTGTTGGGCCTTAAGGGGCTTATAATCGCTTTGTTTGTATTGTTTAAAGAGCAAGGTGGCATAGCCCATGGATTTTTCATCTTCTTGTAAGATCTTCACATAATCGGCCCCGATAACCTCTTCAAGCGGGTAGAAAAAGACATATTGGGAATGAATATAGGCATCTTCCTTGGAAAAATGTTGCTGCTGAATGCGGGTTAAGTTGGGGTAAATACAGGCTTCTGCCTGGCGGCTGAGTGCCACCCAGCGTTGGGCATCCTTATCGCTTAATACATAATCGGCATTGGCAAATTCCCCAGGGAAGGCTGTTTGCTTAGACGAGGTGCTGCAAGCGCTGATGAGGACAAGCAGGGCTGGCAGGAGTAATTTTTTCATGCTGTTATCAACCTATAAGATCTCATAAAACGGGCGGCATTCTAACAATAATTGGCGGGAAGTAAAGCAATAAAGGCTGCCTGGGCCGATCAAAGCCAAGGCAGCCTGAAAGAAAGGTGGCTTAGAAGAGGCCGTAAACTACAGCGGAAATGG
This window harbors:
- a CDS encoding nucleoid occlusion factor SlmA, with the protein product MTEPKVKMPKKSVKERRQQVLEVLVGLLNSEEGMQRITTERLAAAVGVSEGALYRYFPSKSKMYEALLENIEATLVSYINAVNRNEKDTMSRVKGILNTILAFAQKNPGVTRLLTGHALMFEDEALQNRVAKFFDSLELQFTNILQLRKLREGQTFDMDVRVLAGYLVTFCEGQFLRLVRSNFKYNQHQHFEKQWLLIKPIFE
- a CDS encoding transcriptional regulator Crp; amino-acid sequence: MQDLSKTIPPIPVLPMHSPTMEWFLTHCHIHRYPAKTTLIHAGEDAETLFYLISGSMAVFIKDEEGKEMILSNVCQGEFVGEIGLFEETVQKRTAWVRTKGTCEVAEISYKKFKQLVNLNPDILMYLSAQMARRLRFTSMQVRNLAFLDVAGRIANTLMNLAKQADAMTHPEGMQIKITRQEIGQMVGCSRETVGRILKMLEDDGTIAAHGKTIVVYGTR
- a CDS encoding D-tyrosyl-tRNA(Tyr) deacylase — protein: MIALIQRVKWAKVEVESQVIGQIEQGLLVLLGVEQGDDQAKADRLLDKVLGYRIFADSQGKMNLNVQQAGGSLLVVSQFTLAADTQKGLRPSFSKGASPQEAEALYDYFHQQAAQKLPVSTGQFAADMQVSLQNDGPVTFWLQV
- a CDS encoding esterase, whose amino-acid sequence is MPQVYIIHGYTASPDKHWFPWLEAELAKGQIACTRLAMPDASNPTPQAWQAYLQAHIRLDSQTILVGHSLGCIAALNFLATQTQQPLGCVFVSGFHQALDTLPELNPFADFYQNQPACLPPKAFAVAALDDEIVPHHYTDALAQHLGADYIRLNTGGHFLDRQGVTELPIVLELIEKLCK
- a CDS encoding 5'-methylthioadenosine/S-adenosylhomocysteine nucleosidase, giving the protein MKIGIIGAMAQEVEILRNVMVDVKTTEVAGCKIFEGKINHTKIALLQSGIGKTAAAIGTTLLLQQAKPDLVINTGSAGGLNSSLNVGDIVISDEVRYHDVDVTAFGYEKGQLPANPAAFVADQELIELAKRKTEQAGFNAVTGLVCSGDLFVNGKAAIEQIRQAFPSVAAVEMEAAAIAQTCHAFEVPFVVVRAISDVADKESHLSFDEFLPLAAEKSSAIVLEMINSLS
- a CDS encoding PTS mannitol transporter subunit IICBA; translated protein: MISAELKVKIQSFGRFLSNMVMPNIGAFIAWGFITALFIPTGWWPNETLAKLVAPMITYLLPLLIGYTGGRLVGGDRGAVVGAITTAGVIIGTDIPMFLGAMIAGPTGGWAIKRFDRWADGKVKSGFEMLVNNFSSGIIGMILAILFFWVVGPVVKALTDLLAAGVQVLVDNHLLALTSIFVEPAKILFLNNAINHGIFSPLGIQQSQEFGQSIFFLIEANPGPGLGVLLAYIFFGKGSARQTAGGASIIHFFGGIHEIYFPYVLMNPRLLIAVILGGMSGVLTLTLFNAGLTAPASPGSIIAVLLMTPKASLMGVGASVAVATAVSFAVAAFFLKIQKEEGSLEEAQAASKSMKVAKPVDHNTVEVSYKGLRKIFVSCDAGMGSSAMGASMLRKKVKDAGLDIEVTNCAINDLPADARMVITHQDLTLRAKQQVPTAMHFSLNNFLDNKFYDNLVSEIKAENQAQAVAAPQAEDAPAPTGFNLQAGQIFLNLKAANKEEAIRFAGEQLVKAGFVEPSYVDAMFEREKLVSTYLGEGVAVPHGTIEAKEAVLKTGVVFCQYPEGVRFNDEEDGIAKLVIGIAARNNEHIQVVSAITNALDSDEAIEILTTTGNVEQVLKLLNA
- a CDS encoding mannitol-1-phosphate 5-dehydrogenase; its protein translation is MKALHFGAGNIGRGFIGKLLADAGFEVIFADVNDKVIDLLNQQGSYGVKIVGEDKNVVEQVQNVRGVNSKNAQDVVALFQEVDLVTTAVGPNVLKIIAGTIAQGLLNRMASGKTQPLNIIACENMVRGTTFLKEEVFAQLTAEQQEKVAPYVGFVDSAVDRIVPPVEANEQDPLQVTVEEFSEWIVDQTQFKGDIPKIAGMELTDNLMAFVERKLFTLNTGHAVTSYLGKQAGYRFVKESIEDAAIKAQVKAVMEESGAVLIKRYGFEPAAHASYIEKILKRFANPYLVDDVDRVGREPLRKLSPNDRLIKPLRGTLEYGLPNDNLLKAIAAALHYRNQADPQAVELADFIANHGLEATLAKYSELTDKDLVGKIVAAY